A genomic region of Halococcus sediminicola contains the following coding sequences:
- a CDS encoding zinc-binding metallopeptidase family protein, producing MNERQRTFLEDLLETPSPSGFETRGQRVWTDYVEGFADEVRTDSYGNAIAVHEGSGDGPSVALTGHADEIGFVVRDIDGDGFVRLGAIGGADKTVSRGQHVTIHAANGSVPGVIGQTAIHLRDEHETADIEEQHVDIGVESGERARELVAVGDPMTVEGRVRELDDTRLAARGMDNRIGTWAAAEGLRRASEADVDATVYAVSTVQEEVGLQGAKMVGFDLAPDAAIVVDVTHATDDPQTPANRSTGVELGGGPAIARGGANHPVLVESMRDVAAASEIPIQLQATGSRTGTDADAIFTARGGIPSLNLGLPNRYMHTPVEVIDTTDLDALADLLGRFAADIDADETFAVDI from the coding sequence GTGAACGAACGCCAGCGTACATTCCTTGAAGATCTGCTTGAGACGCCGAGTCCATCGGGCTTCGAGACCCGTGGGCAGCGCGTCTGGACCGACTACGTCGAGGGATTCGCCGACGAGGTGCGGACCGATTCCTACGGGAACGCCATCGCCGTCCACGAGGGTTCGGGGGACGGACCGAGCGTGGCGCTGACCGGCCACGCCGACGAGATCGGGTTCGTGGTCCGCGACATCGACGGCGACGGGTTCGTGCGTCTGGGAGCCATCGGCGGCGCGGACAAAACCGTCTCGCGCGGCCAGCACGTCACGATCCACGCCGCAAACGGCTCGGTTCCGGGCGTCATCGGCCAGACGGCGATCCACCTCCGCGACGAACACGAGACCGCGGACATCGAAGAGCAGCACGTCGACATCGGCGTCGAGAGCGGGGAGCGCGCCCGGGAACTGGTCGCGGTCGGCGACCCGATGACCGTCGAGGGAAGAGTGAGAGAACTCGACGATACCCGGCTCGCCGCCCGTGGGATGGACAACCGCATCGGCACGTGGGCCGCCGCCGAGGGGCTGCGCCGCGCGAGCGAGGCCGACGTCGACGCGACAGTCTACGCCGTGAGCACGGTTCAGGAGGAGGTCGGTCTCCAGGGGGCGAAGATGGTCGGCTTCGACCTCGCGCCCGACGCGGCGATCGTCGTCGACGTGACCCACGCGACCGACGACCCCCAGACGCCGGCGAACCGCAGCACGGGCGTCGAACTCGGCGGCGGACCGGCGATCGCCCGCGGCGGGGCGAACCATCCCGTACTGGTCGAATCGATGCGCGACGTCGCCGCCGCCTCGGAAATCCCGATCCAGTTGCAGGCGACCGGGTCGCGGACGGGCACCGACGCCGACGCCATCTTCACCGCACGCGGCGGGATCCCGTCGCTGAATCTCGGGCTTCCCAATCGCTACATGCACACGCCCGTCGAGGTCATCGACACGACCGATCTCGACGCGCTCGCCGACCTGCTCGGGCGGTTCGCGGCCGATATCGATGCCGACGAGACGTTCGCCGTCGATATCTGA
- a CDS encoding LSM domain-containing protein yields the protein MSGRPLDVLEATLGDSVTVRLKDGATYTGDLGGYDQHLNVVLDPASGDPDSTVEEGTSEAVESTTIIRGDNVVSITP from the coding sequence ATGAGCGGACGCCCCCTCGACGTGCTCGAAGCGACACTCGGCGACAGCGTCACCGTCCGGCTGAAGGACGGCGCGACCTACACCGGCGATCTGGGTGGGTACGACCAGCATCTGAACGTCGTGCTCGACCCCGCAAGCGGCGACCCCGATTCGACCGTCGAGGAGGGGACGTCGGAGGCGGTCGAGAGCACAACGATTATCCGCGGCGACAACGTCGTCTCGATAACACCATGA